Proteins encoded together in one Coffea arabica cultivar ET-39 chromosome 2c, Coffea Arabica ET-39 HiFi, whole genome shotgun sequence window:
- the LOC113726165 gene encoding trihelix transcription factor ENAP1, producing the protein MGEFSDLSPAPLLQTPPTRSLPFREDCWSEEATSTLVDAWGRRYLELNRGNLRQKDWQEVADAVNARHGHTKKTRRTDVQCKNRIDTLKKKYKIEKAKISESNGTLTSSWPFFARLDALIGNNSKNQQQKTSPMVNSLSSHSPLSLPSPPMGIPLYNKKQPQLLPPATSAVVEPVVLPQKRQFSAVDDSYFRKNYSAVAAAAAAAAEEVEDDEEEDGGSEEDEDEEVEREEGTVAGEEGVRRLAKAIERFGEIYERVENMKQRQMVELEKQRMQFAKDLEVQRMQLFMDTQVQLEKIKQSKRSGSDDLYS; encoded by the exons ATGGGGGAATTTAGTGATTTATCTCCGGCGCCGTTGCTACAGACGCCGCCGACGAGGAGTCTGCCTTTCCGGGAAGATTGTTGGAGCGAGGAGGCGACTTCGACTCTGGTTGATGCATGGGGACGGCGTTATTTGGAACTTAACCGTGGGAATCTCCGGCAGAAGGACTGGCAGGAGGTTGCTGATGCCGTTAATGCTCGGCATGGTCATACTAAGAAGACTCGCCGGACCGATGTTCAGTGTAAGAATCGGATTGATACGTTGAAGAAAAAGTATAAGATTGAGAAAGCGAAAATTTCCGAGTCCAACGGAACCCTAACTTCGTCGTGGCCGTTCTTTGCTAGGCTTGATGCTTTGATAGGGAATAATTCGAAGAATCAGCAGCAAAAAACTTCTCCGATGGTGAATTCGTTATCTTCTCACTCCCCGTTGTCGTTGCCTTCGCCGCCGATGGGAATTCCGTTGTATAATAAGAAGCAGCCGCAGCTGTTGCCGCCGGCTACGAGTGCGGTGGTGGAGCCAGTGGTGTTGCCGCAGAAGCGGCAGTTTTCCGCCGTGGATGATTCCTATTTTAGGAAGAATTATTCGGCTGTGGCAGCTGCTGCGGCAGCGGCGGCGGAGGAGGTGGAGGATGATGAGGAGGAAGATGGGGGATCCGAagaggatgaggatgaggaggTGGAGAGAGAAGAGGGGACGGTGGCAGGGGAGGAGGGAGTGAGGAGATTGGCTAAGGCAATTGAGAGGTTTGGGGAGATTTATGAGAGGGTCGAGAATATGAAGCAGAGGCAAATGGTGGAGTTAGAGAAGCAGAGGATGCAGTTTGCAAAGGATTTGGAAGTACAGAGGATGCAGTTGTTTATGGACACACAAGTCCAGCTTGAGAAGATTAAGCAGTCTAAACGATCTGGATCAGATG ATTTATATAGCTAG